The nucleotide sequence AAACGGTGGCGAACACCGTGGCCAGCAGTTTGAAATCCATGGATCGTTCTCTCTCGAAAGTTTATTTAACTTGGTCTTGGGAAATTGGTCACGCCAACTCCTTCGAAGCGGGGCAGCGCCGGCGCAGGCAACAGCCGGAACAGCGCGGCCGGGTGCGGCACACGTCCTTGCCGTGGACCACGATCAGGGCGTGGTACTCATTATATAGGGCCGCATCCTCGCCCAGGGACTTCTCGAACAGGGCGCGCAGGTGCTCGTAGCCCTCGTCGCCGGCGATCAGCCGCATGCGCCGAAAGATGCGACGCGTATAGGCGTCGATGACGAACACCGGCCGGTCGAAGGCGTACAAAAGGATGTCGTCCGCCGTCTCCGGGCCGACGCCGTGTACGTTAAGCAGTTCGCGCCGCAGCTCGTCCGTGGGCCGCTTGGCGATCGCCTTCACCCCGCCCTGCTCCACCAGCCACTGGCACAGGGCCTTGACCCGTTTCGCCTTGATATTGAAATAGCCGGAGGGCTTGAGCCAGCCCGCCAGCTTGCTGGCACGCGCGGCCAGGATCGCCTCGGCCGACAGCGCATCGTTGCGCTTGAGGTTGGCGAGTGCCTTTTCCACGTTGGTCCAGGCGGTGTTCTGCGTCAGCACCGCGCCGACCATGATCTCGAACCGGGTGTCGCCGGGCCACCAGCGCTGGGGGCCGTAGGCATTGAGCAGCAGGTCGTGCGCCTCCCGCAGGGAGTGGGCCACAGTCATCGAATGGCTCTCATCTCCGGCGCGGGCGCGGCGGCCGGCGCTTGTTGCGGGCGTGCTTCTTTCGCGCCGGCCTTTGCTGTCTGCGTTCGGGCTTGAGGCCGACCTTCTCGAGGAGGGGCGCACGCAAGGGTGTTGTCGTCCAGCTGTTCCCAGTTGCCGACACGGAGGTTGCGCGGCAAGCGCAGGGGGCCGAAGCGCACGCGGGTCAGGCGGCTGACCTTGACGCCGACCGCGTCCCACATGCGCCGCACCTCGCGGTTGCGGCCCTCGTGCAGGGTGACGTGATACCAGTGGTTGGCGCCCTCGCCGCCGGCGTCGACGATGGTATCGAACTTCGCGAGGCCGTCTTCCAGCTCAACGCCCTTCTTCAACTGCTGCACCATGTCGTCCGTGACCTCGCCGAGCACGCGCACGGCGTATTCGCGTTCGATCTCGTAGCGCGGATGCATGAGCCGGTTGGCCAGCTCGCCGTCGTTGGTGAGCAGCATCAGGCCCTGGCTGTTGAGGTCCAGCCGGCCGACGGCGACCCAGCGGCCCGCCCGCAATCCAGGGAGATGATCAAAGATCGTGGGACGGCCCTGGGGATCGGAGCGCGAACAGACCTCGCCCTCGGGCTTGTAGTAGACCAGCACCCGCCGGCGCAGGCCTTCCTGAGGCAGGTTCACCGGGCGGCCGTCGACGCGGATCTGTTGCTCTTCGGTAACGCGGTCGCCGAGCTTGGCGAGCTTGCCGTCCACGGACACGCGCCCGTCGGCGATCCATTGCTCCAGTTCGCGGCGCGAACCGTAGCCCAGGCGCGCCAGAATCTTTTGCAGTTTCTCCCCCGGGGGCGCGCCCTTGTCGTCGCCGTGCGGGGAGGGGCTCACTCGTCTTCCCTCTCGTCCTCGCCCGCTGTCTCGTCCGCCGCCTCGGTTTCGTCCTCGTGGTGCGCGAGGACTTCCGCCTCGGCGCCCTCCTCTTCGGAAGACCCTTCGCCCTCTATACGGGCCTTCGCGTCGGCGAAGTCCAGGGACAGGTTCAGCTCGCGCGAGATCTCGTCCAGGTCGCGCAGTTCCGACAGCGGCGGCAGGTCCGACAGGGAACGCAGGTTGAAGTGCTCCAGGAAGCCGGGGGTCGTGCCCCACAGCGCCGGATGGCCGGGCACGTCGCGGTGGCCGACCTCGCGGATCCACTCGCGCTCCTGCAGGGTGCGCATGATCTCGCTCGACACGGTCACGCCGCGGATCTCCTCGATGTCGCCGCGGGTCACGGGCTGGCGGTAGGCGATGATGGCCAGGGTTTCGAGCAGGGCGCGCGAGTACCGGGCCGGCCGCTCCTCCGACAGGCGCGCGACCCACTCGGCATAGCGTTCGCGGCTCTGGAAGCGCCAGCCCTTGCCCACCTGGCGCAGTTCCACGCCGCGCTCGGCATAGTCCTGTTCCAGTTCCGCCAGCGCCGCCTTGATGGCGTCGGTGTCGGGCTGTGCGCCTTCCGGAAACAGCGACTGCAGTTTCCTGATCGGCAAGGGCTTGCCGGCGACGAACAACGCCGCCTCGAGTATGTGTTTCAGTTCTTTGTTGGATTCGGACATCAGCCTGCGGCCTTGATATGTATGGGCGCGAAGGGTTCCTGCTGCACCACGGTCACCAGGGACTCCTTCAGCAATTCGAGGATCGCGAGGAAGGTCACGACCACGCCCATGCGGCCCTCCTCGAGATCGAACAGGTTTTCAAAATTGACGAAGCCTTCGCTGTTCACATGGTCCAGCACCCGGGTCATGCGCTCGCGCACCGACAGCGCCTCGCGCTGGATGTGGTGATGCTGGAACAGGTCGGCGCGGTCCAGCACCTTGCGGAAGGCGCCGAGCAGATCGGTGAGCGAGACCTGCGGCTGGGGCCGTTCCACCCTCGGTCCCTCGAACTCGGCCAGGGCCATGTGCACGTCGCGCCCCATGCGTGGCAGCTCGTTCATTTCCTGCGCCGCGCGGCTGTAACGCTCGTACTCCTGCAGGCGCCGCACCAGCTGCGCGCGCGGATCCTCTTCTTCCTCTTCCCCCTCGCCTTCCGGCCGCGGCAGCAACATGCGCGACTTGATCTCCGCCAGCATCGCGGCCATGACCAGGTACTCCGCCGCCAGTTCCAGCTTCGCGTTCAGCATGAGGTCGATGTAGCCCATGTACTGGTCGGCGATGCGCGCGATCGGGATATCGAGGATGTCGATGTTCTGTTTGCGGATCAGGTACAGCAGCAGATCCAGCGGGCCCTCGAAGGCATCGAGGAATACCTCCAGTGCCTGCGGCGGGATGTACAGGTCCTTGGGCAGCTCGGTCAGGGCCTCGCCCAGCACGATGGCGAACGGCATCTCCTCCTGCTGCGGCGCCTCCTTGCCGTTGGGCCCGTCGGTTTCCGGCGGCGTGGTCGTGGTCGGATCCATCAGCGGTACTCCAGGCCCATGAAGCGTCGCACCTCTTCCATGGTGTCGCCGGCGATCTCGCGCGCGCGGCGGCAGCCGTCGTCGACGATGTCACGCACGGTCTGCGGGTCCGACTGCAGTTGCCGGGCGCGCTCCTGTATCGGTTTCAGTTCTGCCAGCACGGCATCGATCACCGGCTGCTTGCAGTCCAGGCAACCGATGCCGGCACTGGTGCAGCCCTCGGTCACCCACTTGCGTTTGTCCTCGTCGGAGTACACTAGGTGCAACTGCCACACCGGGCACTTCTCCGGGTCGCCGGGATCGGTGCGCCGCACCCGCGCCGGGTCCGTGGGCATGG is from Acidiferrobacteraceae bacterium and encodes:
- a CDS encoding endonuclease III domain-containing protein, which produces MTVAHSLREAHDLLLNAYGPQRWWPGDTRFEIMVGAVLTQNTAWTNVEKALANLKRNDALSAEAILAARASKLAGWLKPSGYFNIKAKRVKALCQWLVEQGGVKAIAKRPTDELRRELLNVHGVGPETADDILLYAFDRPVFVIDAYTRRIFRRMRLIAGDEGYEHLRALFEKSLGEDAALYNEYHALIVVHGKDVCRTRPRCSGCCLRRRCPASKELA
- the rluB gene encoding 23S rRNA pseudouridine(2605) synthase RluB encodes the protein MSPSPHGDDKGAPPGEKLQKILARLGYGSRRELEQWIADGRVSVDGKLAKLGDRVTEEQQIRVDGRPVNLPQEGLRRRVLVYYKPEGEVCSRSDPQGRPTIFDHLPGLRAGRWVAVGRLDLNSQGLMLLTNDGELANRLMHPRYEIEREYAVRVLGEVTDDMVQQLKKGVELEDGLAKFDTIVDAGGEGANHWYHVTLHEGRNREVRRMWDAVGVKVSRLTRVRFGPLRLPRNLRVGNWEQLDDNTLACAPPREGRPQARTQTAKAGAKEARPQQAPAAAPAPEMRAIR
- the scpB gene encoding SMC-Scp complex subunit ScpB, whose amino-acid sequence is MSESNKELKHILEAALFVAGKPLPIRKLQSLFPEGAQPDTDAIKAALAELEQDYAERGVELRQVGKGWRFQSRERYAEWVARLSEERPARYSRALLETLAIIAYRQPVTRGDIEEIRGVTVSSEIMRTLQEREWIREVGHRDVPGHPALWGTTPGFLEHFNLRSLSDLPPLSELRDLDEISRELNLSLDFADAKARIEGEGSSEEEGAEAEVLAHHEDETEAADETAGEDEREDE
- a CDS encoding ScpA family protein, coding for MPFAIVLGEALTELPKDLYIPPQALEVFLDAFEGPLDLLLYLIRKQNIDILDIPIARIADQYMGYIDLMLNAKLELAAEYLVMAAMLAEIKSRMLLPRPEGEGEEEEEDPRAQLVRRLQEYERYSRAAQEMNELPRMGRDVHMALAEFEGPRVERPQPQVSLTDLLGAFRKVLDRADLFQHHHIQREALSVRERMTRVLDHVNSEGFVNFENLFDLEEGRMGVVVTFLAILELLKESLVTVVQQEPFAPIHIKAAG